The Streptomyces sp. NBC_01276 genome contains the following window.
GTCCGCCAGATGGTCCGCACGGGGCTCATCTCGGCCAGGTTCGCCGCCTGCGTGCTGATGGTGGACTTTCCGAACCCGGTCTTCAGCCCTGCCCGCAGTCTCCTCATGCGGTACGTGCCGACCACTGCGACCAAGGCCGTGGAGTTGTGTGACAAGGTCGCCCAGGCTATCTTGGACGCCGCGCGAACGCGGAACCTGCCCGCCGACAGTCCCGAAGCCCGCTTCGCCGCGCACTGGCAGGTGCCTGAAGACGCCTGGCGATCAGTGTTCGGACAGCGCGTGGACGCCTATCTGCGCAAGGTCGCCCAACAGGTCCAGACCGCATCCGGATTCGACGACTACGTCCGGTTGGCCGAGTCGCGGCGTCGGCAATTTCGCCTCATGAAACTGAATGAGTTCGAGCTCACCCTGCCGGTCACCAGCATTCCCCCCGGTGCGCCGCTGCTGGCGATGCGCGAGGACGCCACCGTTGCGGAGCTGACCTGAGGCCGCCCCTGATCAGCCGGCACGGCATCGGCTTCAGCGGCACCAGCGACCGCTGCTTTCTTTCCACCCCTCCGTCTTCACGAGTAAGGAGAACGAGCGCCATGGCCACAGTGGATGCTTACGGGCCTCCCGGCAACCTCGACGATCTGGACGACTTCGGCCGCAAGGCCTGGAACGTGTTCATCTCCGACACGGTCGACGAGGCCATTCAGGGCCCCGATCCCCGTCAGGTCCTGAACGACAGTCCGAGACCGCAGTTCTACAACCTGACCAGCACGGACACGGCCTCGGACGTCCAGCGCGCCTCCATCACATGGACCGCCTTCCCCCGCATTATCAAGATCACCTCCGTGGGTGACCTCCAGCGATGGCAGCGCGCCGACGCCAGCCGCGACGTCCAGGACGAGTACTGCGAGTGGAGCGTCACCCGGGATGGCTCGGGAAAGATCACCCGGGTGGTGTTCACCTGTGAAGGCCCCGAGTACTGGGAGATCCTGGCGCAGACGAACCCGGACAAGGTGGTCGACCTCTACCGTAGCTTCATCAGTCCGGACGTGCGCAAGGAGGATCTGTTCTCCCCCAGCGGCAGGTACCAGCCGCGCAACAAGTGGAACGACTCCACGAGCCACGGCGCCATGCACCTGATTCAGCCGAACAACACCCTGGGCGCAGAGATCGAGTTGGCCGCGGCAGCCACCATCCGGCGCGTCGTCAACGGCCAGGAGCTGAGCACTGAGCAGGAACTCGTCAACTGCAGCAAGTACGGTGCCGCAGAGCGCAACAGTGATCCCCACATCGGCGCAGGAGTTAACGCCCTGGCCCGCCAGAAGGCCGACATCAGCCTCGCCGACCCCGTGGGCCTGTACTTCGACGGCCTGTCGACGGACGGCTGGGAGACCCCGGACGGCTCCGATCCCCAGAGCTACTGGACCTATGTGAGAGGCGACTCGGAACACCGTGTCCGTGCCGTCTACGAAGTGCCCCAGGACAAGGGTTTCGATGTCGGGGACATCACCATCGGCGGGAGGCCCATCGAGTTCGGAGCCCAGATCGCGGACTTCATCACCATCAGGCTCACGGGCGTCGCCTGCCGGTTCCACGACTCCACCGCCCAGCCGCAGACCGCCTGCAAGGAGTTCCCCGCGGTTGACGTGCGGCACGAGGGGTTCGGCGCGTCCGCCTTCTCCGCCTCCGGCCGCTTCCTGGATCCCCGTCCCACCCTCTCTCACCGATCCTCCCGCGCCACCTGACCCGTTCCGTCATGGAGCGGTCGGCGGCCGGCTGGACAGCCGGTCAGGAAGCCGGAGCCCCTGGAGGCCACTGCTACGGCCCATGTCGCCAAGGATGGACGTTCCGATGTCACCTGGCAGCACGCACTTCCCGGGCCTGGGTGCCGATGCGGTGTCCGAGCTCCCGATAGGCGTCGAACTGGGCATGGTCGAACCACTGGTCGAAGGTGGGCTGGCGGGGGAAGGCCTTCTCCCTGAGGGCGTAACTGAGCAGCTCGTACGGCATGTCGGGAGTCGGAGTGGCCTTCACGCAGATGATCGTCCCCTTCGTGTCGGCCGGTGTGCCGGGCGAGAACTCGACCGGCTCGGGGTACTCGATCGTGCCGCGCACCACGCTGGTGGCGGAGAGCCTGGCGTTCAGCGCCGCCATCGGTGTCTCGGGCGGGAGCGGTGGGGCGCTGCCGGGTACCAGGTCCAGCAGGTTCTGCCCCTCGTCCTTGAAGGTGATCTTCACTCCGAGGTCTTCGTAGGCGAGCGTGACCGCCTGCGCGAGGGTGGTGGCCAGCGGCGGCGTGTCCCCTGGGGAATCGATGACGTAGATCGTCCGGCAGCGGAGCCGGAGCGTTTCGACCAGACCGAGATTGTGGAAGTGCCCGCCGTCCGTGCACAGCAGCAAGGGAGTGGTATCCGAGTACCAGCCCACGAGTTCCTGGAGTTGGTACCGCAGCCGCCGTACCCGTGGTAGCCGCGGCGTGATCCGGCAGGGCCCGTACTTCGCCAGTTCCGCGAGGTAGAGCGGGTTGGGGACCCAGGTGCCCAGCCGCACGTTGGAAAGGGCGAGCAGCCGCTCCATGAACATCGTCTGGGTGTCCATCGCGGAGGCGAAGGCCGCTCCTGACACGGCGACGGCCGACTGCACGGTCAGGTCGCGTCCGATCAGCGCGGGGGCCGTGTGCTGCAGGGTGTCGGTGCGGACCCAGCCCGTGTCGGGGCCACCGCAGTAGTCGGAAGCGAGGGTGAAGGGCACGGCGGGCGATTTGGGCGATGTGGACAGTGGTAAGGGTGATTGCTGCGGGCCGCGTCGACACACTCGCCAACCCGGCTGGAGCGGCTGACGTCGCAGCTCCCCGGGGCGAAACCGATGTGCTTGGCCGGTGATACGACCGACCACCGACCTGGCCGGCCGGCCGGCATACGTCCGTCTCGGCCACCGGTGCCTTAGACGGCGGCCCCGGGTGTTCGGCCTGACTGCGGCGGCTCGGGAGCCGGACGGTCACACCGGTTCCGGTGTTCGGACGGTGGAAGCGGTCGCCGCTCGGCAGGCGCGCCGCCCAGGGGGCCGGTGCAGCTGGTTCGCCCCGTCCTCCCCCTCGCGGTCGACTTCCAGATCCGGCGTCTGCGGAGGCTGATCGACCCCGAGCGCGAGGTCGGACGTTACGACGTGGTCGGCTATTGAGCGAGTCATGCTTCTGAGCGCGCTTCCATCTCCCAGGGATACTGAGGGGCATGGAGCTGCGTGGGGACAAGGTCGTGCTGCGACCGGTGGCCGTCGGCGATGGAGAGGTCCTTGACAGGATCGTGCGGGAGCCGGAAGTCGCGGCGTGGTGGTCGCCCCCGGACGACTTCGAGGGCATGCTCGCCGTTGTCTTCGAGGGCGAGGTCATCGGAGCGATCCAGTTCGAGGAAGAAGCCGACCCCGAGTTCCGGCACGCCGGCATCGATATCTTCCTGACAGCGCGCCATCACGGGAAGGGACTCGGCACCGACGCCGTACGCACCCTGGCTCGGTTGCTGGTGCACGAACGCGGCCATCATCGGCTGACCATTGACCCCGCCGCGGCCAACACCGCGGCGATCCGCAGCTACGGCAAGGTCGGGTTCAAGCCCGTGGGGATCATGCGCGCTTACTGGCGCGACCACCGGACGGGCACCTGGCAGGACGGACTGCTTATGGATCTGCTTGCCGAGGAGCTGATCTGACCGGTCGGCACCAAGTACACCAGGCGTGACGTGATGCGGGCCGCACAAGTTCTTCGGCTGTGCAGACGAAGTGGGCCCGTGCGGCCTTGTCCCATGCTGCCTTCACCGGCATCTCCCGTGCACGTCTCGGCGGCTTGATCGAGGAGTTGGCCCCGGCATGGCAGACGCGACGGGAGTCTGCGCTGCAGGAGCGATGCGGCGGAGACCGTCGGCGTGCCGCCGGGGCCGGACGCAAGCACGAGCTGGTCTTCACCGACCGGATGCTGGTCACACTGATCCACCTGCGCACTCAGCTCCCGCACGCCGCACTCGCCGAGCTGTACGACGTAGGCCGTTCCACCGTCACCGAGGCCATCGGCGAGATCCGCCCGCTGCTCGCCGAGCGCGGCTTCGCCGTCCCCGACCGGCCCGGCCTGCGACTGCGGACCCTGGCCGACGTGTTCGCCTACGCGGCCGCGGAGGGGATCAAGCTGCGGATCGACGGCACCGAGACCCAGGTCCGCCGCCCGAAGGCCCATCGACCCGGCCGCTGCGCGTTCGTCTCCGGCAAGAAGAAGCAGACCACCATGAAGACCACCACGATCAGTGATGGCCAGGGCCGCACCCTGTGGTCGGAGCCGACCGGCCCGGCCGGATGCACGATCAGACCGCGATGCGCACCGAGGGAATCGCCGAACAGCTTCGCCTGCACCCGACGGTGAAAGCCGAGGTCGACGAGGGCTACCGGGGCCTGGCCAACGAGTTCCCCGACCAGATCAGCGCCCCGCCGAAGAAGCCGAAGGACGATGCCCCACTCGGCGAGCGGTACGCCTGGCGTGAGCAGCGACGCCGCCAGTCCTCACGGCGGATCTGCGTCGAGCACGCCAACGCCGAGCACAAGCAGTGGCGCCCGCTGCAAAGATTCCTCGGGCGCCGCGAGCACTATCCGGCTACCCATCGGGCCATCGCCACCTTGGTCTCTGACCGCGCCGCCCGACGGGCCACCCGCCACAAGCCGAGCACCGAACTCGTGCTCGTCAGCATGACGGCCTGCTGACTCACCCCACCAGCCGAATCCCCAGGTCAGCACGCCCAAACCTCAATAGCCGACAATGCCGTTACGGCGCAGGCCACATCTACGACCGTGCCCGCCGCATCGGCGAGGCCGCCGCGGTCCGCGACACCCAGGCCCGGCACATCAGCGCAGTGCTGCAGAGCTTGCACCGCACTCCCGCTCCACCGGAGACCACGCCCGCCGCCCCGGTCACACCACCGTTCCCGGCCACCGTCCCGGCCTCGCACGCCCGCTGACACCCCCTCAACCAGGTTCCAGGAGCACCCCTTCGGCTACCACCGGCCTGGGCGCGGCGTGTCGGCCCTGGTCGGGCCACCGCGTCCAGGCCGAACCCGGCGCTGTTAGGTTCCGGCGCAGTTGGTGAACGTCGCCCGGGTGCGGGCGCTGTAGATGCTGGCGCCCCCGTTGACGTCATACTTGAGGGGCACGGCGATGGTGTCGTCAGCGGTCCACGGGAAGCCTTGGGTGTCGAAGGTCCAGGTTCCGGTGGCCTTGGCGGCCAGTTCGGACAACGCGACCCACCCGTACTGGCGTGGGGGCACGTCACGGTCAGCTTGTTGCCCATTTCCTGCTTGAGGTCCACCGTGGTCGCACCGTTGACCTCGGCGGTGACTTCGAGCGTGAGCTTGGCGAGACCGATGCCACTGGCAGACAGGCTTCCCCCCAGTTTGAAGCCGATGGTGTTGCTCCACCCCGTGGAGGTGTTCAGCGAGAACTCCCACGGGATCGTGGTCGAGGTGTCGTTGAACCAGATCGGTGAGACGCACATCTCCGGCAGCGTGAACGGCGGTGTCTGGCCGGTCGTGGACCACGAGCAGGTCGAGGTGTCCTTGTTGCACCGGGCGGCCGCGTAGTCCACGGCCATGTTCCACGCCCCCGCGGACCTGCCACCACCAACCTGACGACCCATCAGGGGTATGTTCGATAATGTCCCCTCGGGCATCTCGAAGCGGAGTCACCGCCAACCGCCCGGCGCCGCCACTCACTTGGCCGGAACTGGGGGAACGGTTCTCGTGCGGCGATCACCGAGACCGGAGGATCACCGGGCTGTCGCCCGTTGTGATCGCGGAACCCGTCGCCGAGGTAGGCCCGTCATGGCACGAACGGCACCGGGCAAGGCTGGGGTCCAGGCCGCGGAAGCGAGCTCTTGGCGCTGGTGCAAAGCACCGGCTGGTCTTCATCGACGTCCCGGTCCAGTCGGCGGCACGGACCGCGGTGACCCTCCCGGCCGGGTCGAGCTCGTACTCCTGCCGCCCGCTGCCGGCGTCGTCGACCGCGGTGAATTGGTCACCCGGCGGAGGACGTTGAGGCGGGCTGCGGCCGTGTCCGTATCCATGGCACCCGCCGCGCTCTCCGTCGCGGCCCCACCATGCGGTGCGGGTATGCCGGCCATCGGAACAACATGGCCGAACACCCCGCGCGGCGCCACGTTTCCTGCTTGGCTGTTGCCGTGAGTGACGAGGTGTACGCCGCGATCGAGCGGCTGGCCCTGGGCCTGTGGGGTCCCTCCGTGATCCCGCCGCGGGACGCCCCCGCCGAACAGTGGGCCGCCCTGGCCCTGCGGGTGGCGGAGACCGTGACGGCACGGCCCCGCCCCGAGGGCCCGGGCGCTCCCCCCGCCGAGGCGGTCACCGCCCTGGTCCTGCGCCCGGGCACGGAGGCTCGGCCCCTGTGGCAGGTCGCGGACGAGTCCCTGATGGTGAGCCGGGCTCTCGACGACACCGCTCACGCGTACCAGGGCGAGGACGACGCCGAGCTGATCGGACTCGCCCGGAGCCTCCTCGACGGCACCCCCGAGAGGGCCGCGGCGGACGGTTCGGGCCCGGCCGGTTTCCGGGTGTGTCCCCCGGTGGTGCTCTCCCGCTACGGATCCTCCGACGCGGACACCGACGACGACACCGACCGGCGGACCCTGGAGACCGAATGCCGCAGCGAGCTCCGCGACGGCACGGACCGGCTGCGCCTGCGCCGGGCGCGCTCCGCCCTCGGCCTGATCCTGCTCACGCGGTACGAGCGCACGTCAGGTCCGGAGGATCTGGACGAGGCCGTCGAACTGCTGGAGCAGGCCGTACGGTTCGCCGCCCCCGACAGCCTCGAGGACACCGCCCACGGCGACCTCGCCCGCGCCCTCTCCCTCCGGTTCGTCCGCTCGGGCGATTCCTCCGATCTCGGCCCGGCCATCGAACACGCCATGGCGGCAAGCGTGTTCGACCGGACCGGAGCACCGGTGGGCGACCGTGCCGCCACCTGGCAGGCCGTACTCGGCAACGCCCTCTGCATGCGCTACGACGCCCTCGGCGCGCCGAGGGACGTGGAGAACGCCGTCCACGCGTTCGGCGAGTCCCTCCGCCGCCTCCCCGCCGAGCACCCCGACACGCCGGAGCTGCGCTCCCATCTCGGGGCCGCGCTGCTGCGCCGTCACGAGCTCACGGGAGCGGCCGACGACCTCCGCGCCTCCCGCGCGCTGCTCGGCGGAACTCGGTGGGCCTCCGAGCGGGCGGCGGCGCTGCACGCCGAGTTCCTGCGCAGCGGGGACCTCGAGGCCCTCGACGGCGCCGTGGCCGACGGCATCGCCGGGGTCGGGCAGCTGCCCGACCGCCGGCTGCTGCCCGGGGCACTGCACGACCTGGCGGCCTACTGCCTGTCCCGGCACGAGACGCTCGGCGTCCGGTCCGACGCACAGGCCGCGCACGACCTGCTGACGGTCGCACGACGGCTCTCGCGCGCGGGAACACCCGCGTACGCCCTCCTCCTGGTCGGTCTCGGGCGGGCGCTCCTCGCCCTCTTCCCGGGCATGGGGATCGACTCGCTGACCTCGGCGGCGGAGCTGTTCGAGGAGGCGGGCGGGATCGCCGGGACGGCCCCCGAGCTGGAGGCCGAAGCGGTCGTACTCCTTTGCGGGACGTTGCGCCGGCTGGGCCGTTTCCTCGATGACCCGCCCCTGCGTGGGGCGAGGGCCGACGCGCTGGACGCCAGGCTCGGCGAGCTGGCGAACCGGCTGCGCGCGGTGGCCGCCGCAGACGCGTACCCGTCCGTCCTCCTCGAACGCGCCCGCCTGCGGCGCGTCCTGGGGGATCCGGCGGGCGGCGGCGAACTCGCCCGCCAGGCGCTCGACGAACGGCTCTGGGAGCTCCTCGCCGAGCCGGATCCCGGCCACGCCCACCGGTCCGCCCGCCGGAACCTCGACGCGGCCTGCGAGCTGGCCGCCTGGCTCCTGGAGGACGGGGCTCCCGACCGTGCCTTCGCGGTCGTCGAATCCGCCCGCGCCCTCGCCCTGCGCGCCGCCACCGAAACGGTTCCGGTCGCACGGCAGTTGGGCTCGCTCGGCCTGGACGGGCTGCGTGCCCGGTGGCTGCGGGCCGTGGAGCCGGCGTCGCGCGGAGAGGCCCCCGGGGGCGCTGCTGTCCTGCGTGCTGCCGGCTCGGCCGCTCCGGCCCACGCCCCGGTGCCCGCGGAGCTGCGTCCCCTCGTCCTCGAAGCGCTCTCCGGTGCCGCGGACACCGACCCCGTCGTCGGCGACTTCACGGGCACGACGACGCAGGACAGGACGGCCGAGCTCTGCCGGGAGATCGGCGCGGACGCTGTGGTGCACCTGCTCCCCGGCGACGGGGAGCGGTCCGGCTGGGCGCTGGTGCTGCACCGGGCCGGCCCGGTCTCGGCCCTGCGGCTGCCCTCGCTTCATGTGGGGGCCGACGCGTTGCGCACCTTCGTGGGCGCCCACGACCACCTTCTGCGGTACCCCCGCAGCGGCCCGGCCGGCTGGGGGCGGGCCCTGCGGGCCGTCTGCGACTGGGCGTGGACGGCGGCGATGCGCGACCTGGCCGGTCACCTCGTCCCAGAGGACGGTGTGGGCCGGAGAGGGGTCCCCCGTGTCGTGCTCGTCCCCACCGGAGTGCTCGGCCTCGTCCCCTGGCACGCCGCGCGGCGCAAGGTGGGACTGCCCGACGGTACCCGGGGCCACCGGTACGCCCTCGAAGACCTCGGTATCAGTTACGCGCCGTCCGCCCGGGCCCTGGAGTGGTTCGCCGCTCGCACCCTCGCCCCTCTCGACGGCGGCGGCCTCGTCGTGATGGACCCGCTCCGCGACCTTCCCCACGCCCGCCGGGAGGCGGCCGACATCCACCGCTGGCACTACGCCAAGGGAACGCGGCTGGGCAGCTCGGGAGAGCCCGGCAGCAGCCCGGCCACTCCGCGGGCCGTCCTCGACGCCCTGCACCCCGGTGCCGGCGGCCCCCGCCCGCCGGTGGCCCACTTCGCCTGCCACGCCAGGACCTGCGTGCCCGCCGCCGACTCGCACCTGCTGCTCGCCGGCGGTCAGCGCCTGAGCGCCGGCCGGCTGCTCGCCGACGGCACCCGCGCGACGGGCCCCGGGCCCGGGAGCCTCGTCGTCCTCTCGGCATGCGCCACGGCCGTACCCGGCGCCCGCTACGACGAGGCCCTGAGCCTGGCCACGGCCTTCGCCTCGCGCGGAGCCGCGGCCGTCGTGGGGTCGCTGTGGGCCGTGGGCGACGCCGACACCGCGCAGCTCATGACCGAGTACCACCACTTCCTGAACCTCGACGGACTCGCGCCCGCCGAAGCCCTGCGCCAAGCGCAGCTGCGCATGCTGGAGCGTGCCCGACGCCGCGGTGCCGGCGGCGGCCCGGCGGCCCGGACCCGGGCCGAGGACCCGGCGCGCTGGGCGGCCTTCGTCCACCACGGCCGGGGACTGCCGCTGCCCGGTGACGCCGCACGCGGGCCCGGCCCGGAGGACCGGGTCGCGTTCCGCCCGGCGGGACCCGGTACGCAGGTCCGTCAGCCCATCCTGGGCAGGCTCCCCGGCTCGGGCAGAGCCGAGTACGCCTGGAAGTGCCCGGAGCCCGGGTGCGCGCGGGAGACGACCGGCGACGCGAAGGCCCCGTACGACGAGGACTGCTGTCCGGACCACCCCCACCAGGCCTTCGAGCCGGTGCTGCCCCGTGGGTGATCTCGTCAAGGGGATGGTGGAGCCGCTCGCCAAGCGCTGGACGGCTTCGATGAGCGGGCCCCTGCTGCTTCTGTGGCTCTCAGGGGCCCTGATCCACCTGCACCAGCGCGGCGGCCCGGGACACGCCTGCGCGAAGCCCGGGTACTTGGCGCGGGCGGGGTGCCAGGTCGCGAAGCAGGGAGCGCCCGGCGCCGTCGTGCTGACGGCCGCGCTCGCGGCGGCGGTGCTGTTGTCCGGTGTCGCGCTCTCGGCCGTCGCTTCCCCCGTGCTGGAGGTGCTGGCCGGGAGGTGGGGCACGTCCGCCCCGGTCGTCGCGTACGCGCGGCACCGCACCGCCCGGCACGCACGGCGCCGCGCAGTACTCGACGCCCGGAGCCGTGCGGCTGCCGCGCCGGCCCGCTACGGTCCGCAGGCGCAGGTCACCTGGCAGGCGCAGAGTGCCTGGCGGCGCGACCGGGCGTTGCGCAGCTGGTCCCACTACCCCAGGCGCGCGGCGGACCTGCGGCCGACCTCGGTCGGGAACGCACTTGTCGGCGTCTGCGAGCAGATCCGGCGCGACTACGGCTTCGAGCTGCCGGTGTGCTGGGGTCCGTTCGTCGAATGCCTCGACACGGCCGCCCGTGACCGCCTGATGGCCTCGGCCACCCGCGTGCTCGGCAGGACCCAGGCCCTGATCTGTGCGGTCGCCGCGGCCGGGTGGGGCCTCCTGCTGCCCGGACTCGTTGCGAAGTCCCTCTGGGTCGCGCTCTGCGCCGTCTGCGCGTGGGGCGCGAACAGGGCCCTGCGCTCCGGGACGGAGGCCTACTGCGCCCACGTCTGCGACGCCTTCGCCGTGCACCGCATCCGCCTCTACCGGGCGACCGGCATCGAGCCGCCCGCGACGACGACGGACGAGCCCCGGTCCGGGAAAGTCCTCACCGACGCCCTGGCCATGCGGCTCGCCCCCGGCGAATCCCGTCCCTTCCGCTGGCCGGACACGCCCTGACCGGCAGCCCAGGAGGCACCGCCAGCTGTCTTCGGCTCGTTCCCGAGGCTGCACACGCCGCCTGAGAGACGCAGCGTTCGCACCGGACGCGAGGACATCGGCGGCGCGCCCCGCATGGTTCGAGCTGAGCCCGAATTGATCCATGACGTCACCGGGATACTTCGCGGCATCTGCGGCAGACAGGTTGTCCGCCGCCGCCAGTTGCATGGCGGCGCGTCCGTTGGCGATGGACTGGGTCTCGGAGGCCCGGGGGCGCCGGTCACCGGGCGTTGACGCCGGCCGTCCTGGGTGCCCCGGCCCTGACCAGCAGGCCGGCGGCCAGGGCCGCCAGCAGCAGGGCGCCGGCCGCCCACCAGAGGGTGTCGGTGTAGCCGTGCATCAGCTGCTCGGACTGGTTCTCCTCCGACGAAGCGGCCAGACGGGCGCCGATGAGGGTCACGAGCAGTGCCGCGCCGATCGACTCGCCCACCTGCTGGGCCATGACGACGACCCCCGAGGCCGCGCCGGAGTGCTGCGGGGCGACGCCGGAGGTGGCGGTGGCGAAGAGGGGTCCGGAGGCCAGACCGCTGCCGAAACCGGCGAGGACCATGCCGGGCACCACATGGGGCCCGTAGGCGCTGCCGGAGTCGAGGGCGGCGAGGAGCAGCGTCCCGGCGGCGGCGGTGACCAGTCCCGACACGATCAGCACGCGGGGCGCGGTGCGGTGCTGGAGGCGCGCCGAGACCTGTGTGGCGGCGAGGACGGCCGCGGCGGCCAGCGGCAGGAGCATCACCCCGGTCATGCCCGGGGCGTATCCGAAGACGTACTGCATGTAGCCGGTGAGCGTGGGGAGCAGCGCCAGGAACCCTGCGCCGGTCAGGCCCATCGCCAGGGCGCAGCCGAGGCGGTCGCGGTCCCCGCCGAGGTACCCGGCCGACGGGGCACCGGACGTCCTGGTCCGCCGCCACAGGAAGGCCGCGAGCAGGAGGACGCCCACCGCGAGGAGGCCCAGGGCCGGGGGAGTGGTCCAGCCGAGCTGCCCGGCCTCGTCCATGCCGTAGACCAGGGCGGCGAGTCCGGCGGAACCGAGCAGCACGCCGAGCAGGTCGGGGCGGGCACCGCCGCCGGGCGGGCGGCCCGGCAGCAGGGTGGCCGCGCCGGTCAGCGCGAGCGCCGCCAGCGGGACGGAGGCGTACTGCGACATCCGCCAGGACGCCAGCTCCGCGAGCCAGCCACCCGCGAGCAGCCCGAGCGCCCCGCCGCCGGCCGCGACCGCCCCGTAGATCCCGAAGGCCCGGGCGCGTTCCCTCGGGTCGGTGAAACCCGTGGACACCAGGGACAGCGCGGACGGTGTCAGCAAGGCGGCGAACGCGCCCTGCAGGGCGCGCGCCGCGATCAGCAGGCCGGGGTCGCCGGCCGAGCCGCAGAGCGCGGAGGCCACCGCGAAGCCGGCCATGCCGGTGATCAGGGCCCGCTTGGCGCCGACGAGGTCGCAGAGGTACCCGCCGAGCAGCAGCAGCCCGGCGAAGGCGAGTACGTAGGCGGTGACCGGGTTCAGTGCGTCGTCGGCGAAGCCGAGATCGGCCTGGACGGTCGGCAGGGCGGAGCTGAAACCCATCACGTCGAGCAGTACCAGCAGCTGCGTCAGGGCGATCACGCCCAGCCCCCACCAACGTCTGGGGTGCGGGGCGGCCGGGTCGGGGAGGGCGGTCGGGGGCGGCCCGAAGCCCTCCGCGGGGACGGACCGCGCCGCGGCCGGGGCCGTGGGCGCGTACGGGGGCGCGTACGGGGGCGCCAACGGGGGCGGCGGCGCGGGGACCGGCTGGTGCTGGCGCGGCACGGAGGGGAGGCGGGGGTCCGGCGGCGCGGCGGGCTCCGCAGCGGGTGTCTCGGGGGCCCAGTCCAGCAACCTGGCGGCGCGGCGGCCGAGTTGCGCCAGTACCGTGCCCGGCAGCCACTCCCCGGCCTGTTCGACCGCCGTCCGGTCGGCGATCTCCTGGGGGGTGGGCCGGGCGGCCGGGTCCTTCTCCAGGCAGGCGCGTACGAGCCCGGTCAGCGGCTGCGCAACGCCGGTGAGGTCCGGTTCCTCCTCGGCGACCCGGAAGAGGTGGGCGTTCAGTCCGGAGTCGGCGGCGCCGAAGAGGAGCCGTCCGGTGGAGGCGTACACGAGGACGGCACCGAGGCAGAAGACGTCGCTGGCGGGCGTGAGTTCGCGGCCGCGGACCTGTTCCGGGGACATGAAGCCGGGGGAGCCGATGAGCATGCCGGTGCGGGTGTGCAGGCTGTCCCCGGTGAGGCTGTCCATCGCCCGCGCGATGCCGAAGTCGATGACGCGGGGGCCGTCGACGGTGACCAGTACGTTGGACGGCTTCAGGTCACGGTGGATCAGGCCCGCCCCGTGCACGGCCCGCAGGGCGACGGCCAGCCGGTTGGCGAGGGTGTGCACCGAGTGGTCGGGCAGCGGCCCGAAGTCCTCGGCGACCACGGTGCGCAGGTCCGGCCCCGGGATGTACTGCGTCGCCACCCACGGCACGGCGGCCTCCGGGTCGGCGTCGAGGACCGCTGCCGTCCAGTCCCCGCCCACCCGCCGGGCGGCGGCCACCTCGCGGGCGAAGCGCCTGCGGAACTCGGGGTGCCCGGCGTGCTCGGCCTGCACGACCTTCACGGCGACGGTGCGCCCGCCCTCGGAACGGCCCAGATAGACCAGGCCCATGCCGCCCTCGCCCAGCCGGGCGATCAGACGGTAGGGGCCGATGTGGGTCGGGTCTGCTGCGATCAACTGGTCCACGGGGACGAAGTATGCCAACTGCCGGGCCGGAGTGGACCCGGGCTCCGGACACCGGAGGAACGCCCCGCATTCGGCCCGGGTCGTCGAACCGCTGTTGGCCGGGCGGGTCAGGGTTCGGTCATCACCGGCGGGCCGAGCGGCTCACCGGGCTCATCCCCGAGTCACGGTGCCTGAACCGGCTGCCGGCCCGTCGTCTCCGGCGGTTCGGGCCCCTCCGCGGTCGGCGGCAGCTCGGTGATGAAGGTGCGGATCTCTTCGGC
Protein-coding sequences here:
- the aac(6') gene encoding aminoglycoside 6'-N-acetyltransferase; protein product: MELRGDKVVLRPVAVGDGEVLDRIVREPEVAAWWSPPDDFEGMLAVVFEGEVIGAIQFEEEADPEFRHAGIDIFLTARHHGKGLGTDAVRTLARLLVHERGHHRLTIDPAAANTAAIRSYGKVGFKPVGIMRAYWRDHRTGTWQDGLLMDLLAEELI
- a CDS encoding CHAT domain-containing protein, yielding MSDEVYAAIERLALGLWGPSVIPPRDAPAEQWAALALRVAETVTARPRPEGPGAPPAEAVTALVLRPGTEARPLWQVADESLMVSRALDDTAHAYQGEDDAELIGLARSLLDGTPERAAADGSGPAGFRVCPPVVLSRYGSSDADTDDDTDRRTLETECRSELRDGTDRLRLRRARSALGLILLTRYERTSGPEDLDEAVELLEQAVRFAAPDSLEDTAHGDLARALSLRFVRSGDSSDLGPAIEHAMAASVFDRTGAPVGDRAATWQAVLGNALCMRYDALGAPRDVENAVHAFGESLRRLPAEHPDTPELRSHLGAALLRRHELTGAADDLRASRALLGGTRWASERAAALHAEFLRSGDLEALDGAVADGIAGVGQLPDRRLLPGALHDLAAYCLSRHETLGVRSDAQAAHDLLTVARRLSRAGTPAYALLLVGLGRALLALFPGMGIDSLTSAAELFEEAGGIAGTAPELEAEAVVLLCGTLRRLGRFLDDPPLRGARADALDARLGELANRLRAVAAADAYPSVLLERARLRRVLGDPAGGGELARQALDERLWELLAEPDPGHAHRSARRNLDAACELAAWLLEDGAPDRAFAVVESARALALRAATETVPVARQLGSLGLDGLRARWLRAVEPASRGEAPGGAAVLRAAGSAAPAHAPVPAELRPLVLEALSGAADTDPVVGDFTGTTTQDRTAELCREIGADAVVHLLPGDGERSGWALVLHRAGPVSALRLPSLHVGADALRTFVGAHDHLLRYPRSGPAGWGRALRAVCDWAWTAAMRDLAGHLVPEDGVGRRGVPRVVLVPTGVLGLVPWHAARRKVGLPDGTRGHRYALEDLGISYAPSARALEWFAARTLAPLDGGGLVVMDPLRDLPHARREAADIHRWHYAKGTRLGSSGEPGSSPATPRAVLDALHPGAGGPRPPVAHFACHARTCVPAADSHLLLAGGQRLSAGRLLADGTRATGPGPGSLVVLSACATAVPGARYDEALSLATAFASRGAAAVVGSLWAVGDADTAQLMTEYHHFLNLDGLAPAEALRQAQLRMLERARRRGAGGGPAARTRAEDPARWAAFVHHGRGLPLPGDAARGPGPEDRVAFRPAGPGTQVRQPILGRLPGSGRAEYAWKCPEPGCARETTGDAKAPYDEDCCPDHPHQAFEPVLPRG
- a CDS encoding MDR family MFS transporter, translating into MTRPANSGSTTRAECGAFLRCPEPGSTPARQLAYFVPVDQLIAADPTHIGPYRLIARLGEGGMGLVYLGRSEGGRTVAVKVVQAEHAGHPEFRRRFAREVAAARRVGGDWTAAVLDADPEAAVPWVATQYIPGPDLRTVVAEDFGPLPDHSVHTLANRLAVALRAVHGAGLIHRDLKPSNVLVTVDGPRVIDFGIARAMDSLTGDSLHTRTGMLIGSPGFMSPEQVRGRELTPASDVFCLGAVLVYASTGRLLFGAADSGLNAHLFRVAEEEPDLTGVAQPLTGLVRACLEKDPAARPTPQEIADRTAVEQAGEWLPGTVLAQLGRRAARLLDWAPETPAAEPAAPPDPRLPSVPRQHQPVPAPPPPLAPPYAPPYAPTAPAAARSVPAEGFGPPPTALPDPAAPHPRRWWGLGVIALTQLLVLLDVMGFSSALPTVQADLGFADDALNPVTAYVLAFAGLLLLGGYLCDLVGAKRALITGMAGFAVASALCGSAGDPGLLIAARALQGAFAALLTPSALSLVSTGFTDPRERARAFGIYGAVAAGGGALGLLAGGWLAELASWRMSQYASVPLAALALTGAATLLPGRPPGGGARPDLLGVLLGSAGLAALVYGMDEAGQLGWTTPPALGLLAVGVLLLAAFLWRRTRTSGAPSAGYLGGDRDRLGCALAMGLTGAGFLALLPTLTGYMQYVFGYAPGMTGVMLLPLAAAAVLAATQVSARLQHRTAPRVLIVSGLVTAAAGTLLLAALDSGSAYGPHVVPGMVLAGFGSGLASGPLFATATSGVAPQHSGAASGVVVMAQQVGESIGAALLVTLIGARLAASSEENQSEQLMHGYTDTLWWAAGALLLAALAAGLLVRAGAPRTAGVNAR